The Enterobacter kobei genome has a segment encoding these proteins:
- a CDS encoding sucrose-6-phosphate hydrolase, producing MTLPSRWPAILQAVMKGQPRAQADSHYPQWHAAPVTGLMNDPNGFIWFAGRYHLFYQWNPLDCEHRYKCWGHWSSADLVHWQHEPLALMPDEEYDRNGCYSGSAVDNQGVLTLCYTGNVKFDDGSRTAWQCLAEEQPDGTFKKQGPVLALPEGYTGHVRDPKVWQHDGLWYMVLGAQDLQKRGKVLLFKSADLHAWASCGEIAGHGVNGLKDAGYMWECPDLFALDGTHVLICCPQGLAREPYRYLNTYPAAWMSGAFSYERGTFAHGELHELDAGFEFYAPQTTLAEDGRRILIGWMGVPDGEEMLQPTRSHGWMHQMTCPRELQYRDGKLWQTPVRELAALREEEQHWQGRASDAPVLDAARLEFELSASQVNVDFAGALRLTVDEQGVRLERASLKTGETLTRYWQGDVHHLRVLCDRSSVEIFINHGEGVMSSRYFPDHPAWVRFEGASDITLRYWSLRACMIE from the coding sequence ATGACGTTACCTTCCCGCTGGCCTGCGATTCTGCAGGCCGTTATGAAAGGGCAGCCGCGCGCGCAGGCTGACAGCCATTATCCGCAATGGCACGCCGCGCCGGTGACGGGGCTGATGAACGATCCCAACGGGTTTATCTGGTTTGCCGGTCGCTACCATCTGTTCTATCAGTGGAATCCGCTGGACTGTGAGCATCGTTATAAATGCTGGGGGCACTGGAGTTCTGCGGACCTGGTCCACTGGCAGCATGAGCCGCTGGCGCTGATGCCCGACGAAGAGTATGACCGCAACGGCTGCTACTCCGGTAGCGCCGTGGATAACCAGGGCGTGCTGACGCTGTGCTATACCGGCAACGTGAAGTTCGATGACGGCAGCCGTACCGCCTGGCAGTGCCTGGCCGAGGAACAGCCGGACGGCACCTTTAAAAAGCAGGGGCCGGTGCTGGCGCTGCCGGAGGGCTACACCGGTCACGTGCGTGACCCGAAAGTGTGGCAACACGACGGGCTGTGGTACATGGTGCTGGGCGCGCAGGATCTGCAAAAGCGCGGCAAAGTGCTGCTGTTTAAATCCGCTGATTTACATGCCTGGGCTTCCTGCGGTGAAATCGCTGGTCACGGGGTCAACGGCCTGAAGGACGCAGGTTATATGTGGGAGTGCCCGGATCTGTTCGCGCTCGACGGTACGCACGTGTTGATTTGCTGTCCGCAGGGGCTGGCGCGCGAGCCGTATCGCTATCTCAACACCTATCCGGCCGCCTGGATGAGTGGGGCGTTTAGCTATGAACGCGGCACGTTTGCGCACGGCGAGCTGCACGAGCTTGACGCGGGCTTTGAGTTTTACGCCCCGCAAACGACGCTGGCGGAAGATGGACGACGCATTCTGATTGGCTGGATGGGCGTACCGGACGGGGAAGAGATGCTTCAGCCGACGCGGTCGCACGGCTGGATGCACCAGATGACCTGCCCGCGCGAATTGCAGTATCGCGACGGCAAGCTCTGGCAGACTCCGGTGCGTGAGCTGGCGGCGCTGCGTGAAGAGGAGCAGCACTGGCAGGGACGTGCCAGCGATGCGCCCGTTCTGGATGCCGCGCGACTGGAGTTTGAGTTAAGCGCCTCGCAGGTGAACGTCGATTTTGCGGGCGCGCTGCGCCTCACGGTTGATGAGCAGGGCGTGCGGCTGGAACGCGCTAGCCTGAAAACCGGTGAGACGTTGACCCGCTACTGGCAGGGGGACGTCCACCATTTACGCGTCCTGTGCGACCGCTCCAGCGTTGAAATTTTCATCAATCATGGCGAAGGGGTGATGAGCAGCCGCTATTTTCCTGACCATCCGGCCTGGGTGCGCTTCGAAGGTGCGTCCGATATCACATTACGCTACTGGTCGCTGCGCGCCTGCATGATAGAATGA
- a CDS encoding carbohydrate porin codes for MYKKRRLAVMIGMLAGSTSVFAQTDMTSIEARLAAMEQRLQDAETRAQRAEKRATEAEQKTQQLVAAQQQTQSTTQAVAQRTTALEKKADQSSGFEFHGYARSGLLMNDAASSSKSGPYLTPAGETGGAVGRLGNEADTYVELNLEHKQTLDNGATTRFKAMLADGQRTYNDWSADTSDLNIRQAFAELGNLPDFTGALKGSTFWAGKRFDRDNFDIHWLDSDVVFLAGTGGGVYDVKWNDSLRSNFSLYGRNFGSVEQTDNNVQNYILSMNHFAGPLQLMVSGLRAKDNDDRKDANGDLIKTDAANTGVHALVGLHNESFYGLREGTAKTALLYGHGLGAEVKSIGSDGALLSEADTWRFASYGVTPIGGGWSIAPAVLAQSSKDRYVKGDSYEWVTLNTRLIKEVTQNFALAFEGSYQYMDLNPEGYKDRNAVNGSFYKLTFAPTLKASKIGDFFSRPELRLFATWMDWSSKLDNYASDDAFGSSGFNAGGEWNFGVQMETWF; via the coding sequence ATGTATAAAAAACGCAGACTTGCCGTGATGATAGGCATGCTGGCCGGAAGTACCTCTGTTTTTGCCCAAACGGATATGACAAGTATCGAAGCGCGGCTTGCCGCAATGGAACAACGCCTTCAGGACGCAGAGACACGCGCGCAGAGGGCGGAGAAACGCGCCACGGAAGCAGAACAAAAAACGCAGCAGCTCGTTGCCGCGCAGCAGCAGACGCAGTCGACAACACAGGCGGTGGCGCAGCGCACCACTGCGCTGGAGAAGAAAGCGGATCAAAGCAGCGGGTTTGAGTTCCACGGCTACGCTCGTTCCGGCCTGCTGATGAATGACGCGGCCTCCAGCAGCAAAAGCGGTCCTTATCTGACCCCAGCTGGCGAAACCGGTGGTGCGGTAGGGCGTCTGGGTAATGAAGCCGACACCTACGTTGAGCTGAACCTGGAGCACAAACAGACCCTGGATAACGGGGCGACGACGCGCTTTAAAGCGATGCTGGCCGACGGCCAGAGAACCTATAACGACTGGTCAGCTGATACCAGCGATCTCAATATTCGTCAGGCCTTTGCGGAGCTGGGCAATCTCCCTGATTTCACCGGCGCGCTGAAGGGCAGTACCTTCTGGGCAGGTAAACGCTTCGACCGCGATAACTTTGATATTCACTGGCTGGATTCCGACGTGGTGTTCCTGGCCGGTACCGGTGGTGGCGTCTACGACGTGAAATGGAACGATTCGCTGCGCAGTAACTTCTCCCTCTATGGCCGCAACTTCGGCAGCGTGGAGCAGACCGACAATAACGTTCAGAACTATATCCTCAGCATGAACCACTTCGCCGGGCCGCTCCAGCTGATGGTGAGCGGCCTGCGGGCAAAAGATAATGACGATCGTAAAGACGCGAACGGCGATCTCATCAAAACGGATGCCGCCAACACGGGCGTTCATGCCCTGGTGGGCTTGCACAACGAGAGCTTCTACGGCCTGCGGGAGGGGACGGCCAAAACCGCGCTGCTGTATGGTCACGGGCTGGGGGCGGAAGTGAAAAGCATCGGCTCCGATGGCGCACTGCTGTCCGAGGCAGATACCTGGCGCTTTGCAAGTTACGGTGTCACGCCAATTGGCGGTGGCTGGAGCATTGCGCCTGCCGTCCTGGCGCAGAGCAGTAAAGATCGCTACGTCAAAGGCGACAGCTATGAGTGGGTCACGCTCAACACCCGCCTGATTAAAGAGGTGACCCAGAATTTCGCGCTGGCGTTTGAGGGAAGCTATCAGTACATGGACTTAAACCCGGAAGGTTATAAAGACCGAAACGCCGTCAACGGCAGTTTCTACAAGCTGACCTTTGCTCCGACGTTAAAAGCGAGCAAAATCGGCGATTTCTTCAGCCGCCCGGAGCTTCGCCTGTTCGCCACCTGGATGGACTGGAGCAGCAAACTGGATAATTACGCCAGCGATGATGCCTTTGGCAGCAGCGGTTTCAACGCCGGCGGGGAATGGAACTTTGGGGTCCAGATGGAAACCTGGTTTTAA
- the ddpX gene encoding D-alanyl-D-alanine dipeptidase: MPEESELIDVAKTFPTLHIDLKYATADNITGRPIYQEALCLLHTDAATALAKAISIATLAGLKLVVYDAYRPQQAQAQLWDACPNPEYVVDVAIGSNHSRGTAIDVTLMDEHNTVLDMGAGFDEMHDRSHPYHPSVPPHAQRNRLLLNAIMFGGGFVGISSEWWHFELPNAASYPLLDDRFACFPLTHTPL, encoded by the coding sequence ATGCCCGAAGAGAGTGAACTGATTGATGTGGCGAAGACATTTCCCACGCTGCATATCGATCTGAAGTACGCCACTGCCGACAACATCACCGGTCGCCCGATCTACCAAGAGGCGCTGTGCCTGCTGCATACCGACGCCGCCACCGCGCTGGCAAAAGCCATCAGCATTGCCACGCTGGCCGGGCTGAAGCTGGTGGTGTACGACGCCTACCGACCGCAGCAGGCGCAGGCCCAGCTGTGGGATGCCTGCCCGAACCCGGAGTATGTGGTCGACGTGGCGATTGGCTCCAATCACAGTCGCGGCACGGCCATCGACGTCACGCTGATGGACGAACACAATACCGTGCTGGATATGGGCGCCGGTTTTGACGAAATGCACGACCGCTCGCATCCGTATCACCCTTCCGTACCGCCGCACGCCCAGCGCAACCGTCTGCTGCTGAATGCCATCATGTTCGGTGGCGGTTTTGTCGGTATCAGCAGCGAATGGTGGCACTTTGAACTGCCGAACGCCGCCAGCTACCCGCTGCTTGATGACCGTTTTGCCTGTTTTCCCCTGACGCACACCCCTCTTTAA
- a CDS encoding aminoimidazole riboside kinase has protein sequence MEKIWVLGDAVVDLLPDGEGRLLQCPGGAPANVAVGIARLGGRSAFIGRVGDDPFGRFMAHTLADERVDVQWMRLDPAHRTSTVVVDLDEQGERSFTFMVRPSADLFLEPADLPTFSQGEWLHVCSIALSAEPSRSAAFQAMDAIRKAGGYVSFDPNIRPDLWPDETALRRSLEQALQRADVVKLSVEELAFLTGEEQVHAGLAALMRRCPARRVLVTQGKEGVIAWHEGTVNHYPATPVKCVDTTGAGDAFVAGLLYGLAAGLELVPAIALAQRCGALATTAKGAMTALPWQHEL, from the coding sequence ATGGAAAAAATCTGGGTACTGGGTGATGCGGTGGTGGATCTGCTGCCTGATGGAGAAGGAAGATTGCTGCAATGTCCGGGTGGCGCCCCGGCAAACGTTGCGGTCGGTATTGCCCGCCTGGGGGGGCGTAGCGCGTTTATTGGCAGAGTTGGAGATGATCCTTTCGGGCGCTTTATGGCTCACACACTGGCTGACGAGCGGGTCGATGTGCAGTGGATGCGCCTTGACCCGGCACACCGCACCTCAACGGTGGTGGTCGATCTCGACGAACAGGGCGAACGTTCGTTTACCTTTATGGTGCGCCCGAGCGCCGATCTGTTTCTGGAACCTGCCGATCTGCCTACCTTCAGCCAGGGTGAATGGCTGCACGTCTGCTCCATCGCGCTAAGCGCTGAACCCAGCCGCAGTGCGGCCTTTCAGGCGATGGATGCCATCAGGAAGGCGGGCGGTTACGTCAGTTTTGACCCCAATATACGCCCGGATCTCTGGCCGGATGAAACCGCACTTCGACGCAGCCTTGAACAGGCGCTGCAGCGTGCTGATGTGGTGAAACTCTCCGTCGAGGAATTGGCATTTTTAACCGGCGAGGAGCAGGTGCACGCCGGTCTGGCTGCACTCATGCGCCGCTGTCCGGCGCGGCGGGTGCTCGTCACGCAAGGTAAAGAGGGTGTTATTGCCTGGCATGAAGGCACCGTGAACCACTATCCGGCAACCCCGGTTAAGTGTGTCGATACCACCGGCGCGGGGGATGCCTTCGTCGCCGGACTGCTCTACGGGCTGGCCGCCGGTCTTGAACTGGTTCCCGCCATCGCCTTAGCCCAGCGCTGCGGCGCGCTAGCCACCACCGCGAAAGGGGCGATGACCGCCTTACCCTGGCAGCACGAGCTTTAA
- a CDS encoding ABC transporter substrate-binding protein — protein MKTSLLTTLIAATLVMNAPLALAAVPKDMLVIGKAADPQTLDPAITIDNNDWTVTYPSYQRLVKYKPGSTEVEGDLSTGWKASDDQKEWTFTLADNAKFSDGTPVTAEAVKRSFERLLKLGQGPSEAFPKDLKIDAVDDHTVKFTLSQPFAPFLYTLANDGASIINPAVLKENAADDARGFLAQNTAGSGPFMLKSWQKGQQLVLVPNPHWQGEKPHFKRVSVKIIGESASRRLQLSRGDLDIADSLPVDQLSALKQEGKVAVAEYPSLRVTYLYLNNSKAPLNQVDLRRAISWATDYQGMVKGILSGNGKQMRGPIPEGMWGFDATAMQYSFDEAKAKAALEKVKDKPASLTFLYSDNDPNWEPIALSTQASLGKIGINVKLEKLANATMRDRVGKGDYDIAIGNWSPDFADPYMFMNYWFESDKKGLPGNRSFYENKEVDSLLQAALKTTDQAERTKDYQQAQKVVIDEAAYVYLFQKNYQLAMNKEVKGFTFNPMLEQVFNIATMSK, from the coding sequence ATGAAAACATCGCTTCTCACGACCCTGATCGCCGCCACGCTGGTAATGAACGCTCCGCTGGCGCTGGCTGCCGTCCCGAAAGACATGCTGGTGATTGGTAAAGCCGCCGACCCGCAAACGCTCGACCCTGCCATCACCATTGATAACAACGACTGGACCGTCACCTATCCGTCCTATCAGCGTCTGGTCAAGTACAAGCCAGGCTCTACCGAGGTGGAGGGCGATCTCTCGACAGGCTGGAAAGCGTCCGACGACCAGAAAGAGTGGACCTTTACCCTGGCGGATAACGCGAAATTCTCCGACGGCACGCCGGTCACCGCCGAAGCGGTAAAACGCTCTTTTGAGCGCCTGCTGAAGCTCGGCCAGGGGCCGTCTGAAGCCTTCCCGAAAGATCTGAAAATTGATGCGGTAGATGACCATACGGTGAAATTCACCCTCAGCCAGCCGTTTGCCCCCTTCCTTTACACGCTGGCAAATGACGGGGCATCCATCATTAACCCGGCAGTGCTGAAGGAAAATGCCGCGGACGATGCGCGCGGTTTCCTGGCGCAAAACACCGCCGGTTCCGGGCCGTTTATGCTCAAAAGCTGGCAGAAAGGCCAGCAGCTGGTGCTGGTGCCTAACCCACACTGGCAGGGTGAAAAACCGCACTTTAAGCGTGTATCGGTAAAAATTATCGGAGAGAGCGCCTCCCGCCGATTGCAGCTTTCCCGCGGCGATCTGGACATTGCCGACTCCCTGCCGGTCGATCAGCTCTCGGCCCTGAAGCAGGAAGGAAAAGTCGCCGTCGCGGAATACCCGTCCCTGCGCGTGACCTATCTCTACCTCAACAACAGCAAAGCGCCGCTCAATCAGGTGGATTTACGTCGAGCCATTTCATGGGCGACGGACTACCAGGGCATGGTGAAGGGCATTCTGAGCGGCAACGGCAAGCAGATGCGCGGCCCGATCCCGGAAGGCATGTGGGGCTTTGACGCCACGGCGATGCAGTACAGCTTCGATGAGGCCAAAGCGAAAGCGGCCCTGGAGAAGGTCAAAGACAAGCCCGCCAGCCTGACCTTCCTTTACTCGGATAACGATCCGAACTGGGAGCCTATCGCCCTCTCAACCCAGGCCAGCCTCGGCAAGATCGGCATTAACGTCAAGCTGGAGAAACTGGCGAACGCCACCATGCGCGACCGCGTCGGTAAAGGCGATTACGACATTGCGATCGGTAACTGGAGCCCGGACTTTGCCGACCCCTATATGTTCATGAACTACTGGTTCGAATCAGACAAAAAAGGGCTGCCGGGCAACCGTTCATTCTATGAAAACAAAGAGGTCGACTCGCTGCTGCAGGCCGCGCTGAAAACCACCGATCAGGCAGAACGCACCAAAGATTACCAGCAGGCGCAAAAAGTGGTGATTGACGAGGCGGCCTACGTTTATCTGTTCCAGAAGAACTATCAGCTGGCGATGAACAAAGAGGTTAAAGGCTTCACCTTTAATCCGATGCTTGAGCAGGTGTTCAACATCGCCACCATGAGTAAATAA
- a CDS encoding sucrose-specific PTS transporter subunit IIBC: MDFNQIARELIPLLGGKENIASAAHCATRLRLVLVDDALADQQAIGKVDGVKGCFRNAGQMQVIFGTGVVNKVYAAFIQAAGISESSKSEAADLAARKLNPFQRIARLLSNIFVPIIPAIVASGLLMGLLGMVKTYGWVNADNAIYIMLDMCSSAAFIILPILIGFTAAREFGGNPYLGATLGGILTHPALTNAWGVASGFHTMNFFGLEIAMIGYQGTVFPVLLAVWFMSIVEKNLRRVIPDALDLILTPFLTVVISGFIALLIIGPAGRALGDGISFILSTLIAHAGWLAGLLFGGLYSVIVITGIHHSFHAIEAGLLGNPSIGVNFLLPIWAMANVAQGGACLAVWFKTNDAKIKAITLPSAFSAMLGITEAAIFGINLRFVKPFIAALIGGAVGGAWVVSVHVYMTAVGLTAIPGMAIVQASSLLNYIIGMVIAFGVAFTVSLLLKYKTDSE; encoded by the coding sequence ATGGATTTTAATCAAATCGCCCGCGAGCTTATTCCGCTGCTGGGTGGCAAGGAAAATATCGCCAGCGCGGCGCACTGCGCAACGCGTCTTCGTCTGGTGCTGGTTGATGACGCGCTGGCCGATCAGCAGGCGATCGGCAAGGTCGACGGCGTTAAAGGCTGTTTCCGTAACGCCGGGCAGATGCAGGTGATTTTTGGTACGGGCGTGGTGAATAAAGTCTACGCCGCGTTTATTCAGGCGGCGGGGATTAGCGAGTCCAGCAAGTCTGAGGCGGCGGACCTGGCGGCGCGCAAGCTGAACCCGTTCCAGCGCATAGCGCGTCTGCTCTCCAATATCTTTGTGCCGATCATTCCTGCGATTGTGGCGTCCGGCCTGCTGATGGGCCTGCTCGGCATGGTGAAAACCTACGGCTGGGTCAATGCGGACAACGCTATCTATATCATGCTGGACATGTGCAGTTCGGCGGCGTTTATCATTCTGCCGATCCTGATCGGCTTTACCGCCGCGCGGGAGTTTGGCGGTAACCCGTACCTGGGCGCGACGCTGGGCGGCATCCTGACCCACCCGGCGCTCACTAACGCCTGGGGCGTGGCGTCCGGTTTCCACACCATGAACTTCTTCGGCCTGGAAATCGCGATGATTGGCTATCAGGGCACGGTATTTCCGGTGCTGCTGGCCGTCTGGTTTATGAGCATCGTGGAGAAAAACCTGCGCCGCGTGATTCCGGATGCGCTGGACCTGATCCTGACGCCGTTCCTCACCGTTGTGATCTCTGGCTTTATCGCCTTGCTGATTATTGGTCCGGCGGGACGCGCCTTAGGGGATGGTATCTCCTTTATCCTGAGCACGCTTATCGCCCACGCGGGCTGGCTTGCCGGGCTGCTGTTTGGCGGACTGTATTCGGTGATTGTGATCACCGGTATTCACCACAGCTTCCACGCGATTGAAGCGGGGCTGCTGGGCAACCCGTCGATTGGCGTGAACTTCCTGCTGCCGATCTGGGCCATGGCGAACGTGGCGCAGGGCGGAGCCTGTCTGGCGGTGTGGTTCAAAACCAACGATGCCAAAATCAAAGCCATTACGTTACCGTCGGCGTTCTCTGCGATGCTGGGCATCACCGAGGCGGCCATTTTTGGTATCAACCTGCGTTTCGTTAAGCCGTTTATTGCCGCGTTGATTGGTGGCGCGGTGGGGGGCGCCTGGGTGGTCTCTGTGCATGTCTACATGACTGCCGTCGGGTTGACCGCCATTCCGGGTATGGCCATCGTGCAGGCCAGCTCGCTGCTCAACTATATTATCGGCATGGTGATTGCCTTCGGCGTGGCGTTTACCGTCTCGCTGCTGCTGAAATATAAAACGGACTCTGAATAA
- a CDS encoding MurR/RpiR family transcriptional regulator has translation MTTKPEMLSRIETMFSQFTPSEKRVGSWLLAHAAQIPFETAESVGQASGTSGITVGRFLRKLGYRNLEDVKKSLRDPYQPWGMNERLDSWQQQRPLPNRLQHALSLEVDAITQVYQLAQTDVFRQVVHNLAHADAVFVLGIQSTRGIANAFFSHLEYLRPRVSYSEGASGSWVESLNSGFSHPYVVLTDTRAYSAMARQYCRVASEKGIPLALITDIWCPWARDYPMDLLQVKTDTGHFWDSLAPVSCLFNLLLSGVVEALGDALPARLAVNRQLQQEFGQFER, from the coding sequence ATGACGACGAAACCTGAGATGTTGAGCCGTATCGAAACGATGTTTAGCCAGTTCACGCCCAGCGAAAAACGGGTCGGAAGCTGGTTGCTTGCCCACGCCGCGCAGATACCGTTTGAAACGGCTGAAAGCGTCGGTCAGGCGAGCGGGACGAGCGGGATCACCGTGGGACGCTTTCTGCGCAAGCTGGGCTACCGCAACCTGGAGGATGTCAAAAAGAGCCTGCGCGATCCGTATCAGCCCTGGGGTATGAACGAACGTCTGGACTCCTGGCAACAGCAGCGCCCCCTGCCCAACCGCCTTCAGCACGCCCTTTCGCTGGAAGTGGATGCCATCACGCAGGTGTATCAGCTCGCGCAAACGGACGTCTTCCGCCAGGTCGTACACAACCTGGCCCATGCGGATGCGGTGTTTGTGCTGGGGATCCAGTCCACCCGCGGGATCGCCAACGCCTTCTTCAGCCACCTTGAGTACCTGCGCCCGCGCGTGAGCTATTCGGAGGGGGCATCCGGAAGCTGGGTGGAATCCCTCAACTCGGGGTTTTCGCACCCTTATGTCGTGCTGACCGATACGCGCGCCTACTCCGCGATGGCCCGCCAGTACTGCCGCGTCGCGAGCGAAAAAGGCATTCCGCTGGCCTTAATCACCGACATCTGGTGTCCGTGGGCGCGGGATTATCCGATGGACTTACTGCAGGTGAAAACCGATACCGGTCATTTCTGGGATTCACTTGCCCCCGTGAGCTGTTTGTTCAACCTGCTGCTGTCGGGCGTGGTGGAAGCGTTGGGTGATGCGCTCCCGGCACGTCTGGCGGTAAACCGGCAATTACAACAAGAGTTTGGTCAATTCGAACGCTAA
- a CDS encoding diguanylate phosphodiesterase — MLTTLIYRSQLNLSHPSTELREVVERARRRNAKLNITGVLLSKGDDVLQILEGSEEGVVRLFNKIRDDKRHSGVVELMRDYGPRRRFENVGMLLFDLQTQSPKEVLQSVLRYSKLDSYLASDDRVFKFIQTFITDKRPNPSGGRYDPAKWALEPETLPFGESLGLIAAQTCQFALQPIVEPSEGKISSLEALIRSNDGGSPELFFRALDPDTLYQVDLQTKAYAFALAEKLGIGSHKIAVNLLPMSLVNVPGAVEFLVGEIKKHGLQPEQVVLEITENEMISGLNQFNSAIKQLRGEGVGMAIDDFGSGYAGLSLLTRFQPDKIKIDREIISDIHLSGPKQAIVRSIISCCSDLEITLVAEGIEKIEEWCWLESAGIRRFQGFLFARPLLNGVGDIHWPHLVR; from the coding sequence GTGCTGACGACTCTCATTTACCGAAGCCAGTTGAATTTATCCCACCCGTCAACCGAACTCCGGGAGGTGGTGGAGCGTGCCAGACGCCGTAACGCGAAGCTGAATATAACCGGTGTGCTCCTCTCTAAAGGGGATGACGTTCTGCAAATTCTTGAAGGTTCCGAAGAGGGCGTGGTCAGGCTGTTCAATAAAATCCGTGATGACAAGCGGCACAGCGGAGTGGTTGAACTGATGCGGGATTATGGCCCGCGCAGACGATTCGAAAACGTCGGGATGCTGCTGTTCGATCTGCAGACGCAGTCGCCGAAAGAGGTGCTGCAATCGGTGCTGCGTTACAGCAAACTCGACAGTTATCTGGCCTCCGATGACCGCGTATTCAAATTTATTCAGACGTTTATTACAGATAAGCGTCCGAACCCGTCGGGTGGACGTTACGATCCGGCAAAGTGGGCGCTCGAACCCGAAACCTTACCCTTTGGCGAGTCTCTGGGCCTGATTGCCGCGCAAACCTGTCAATTTGCGCTTCAACCGATTGTTGAGCCTTCGGAAGGCAAGATCAGCTCCCTTGAAGCTCTTATCCGCAGCAATGACGGCGGCAGTCCGGAGCTGTTCTTCCGCGCCCTTGACCCGGACACCCTCTATCAGGTCGATCTCCAGACGAAAGCCTATGCCTTTGCGCTGGCGGAAAAGCTGGGGATTGGCAGCCACAAAATTGCGGTCAACCTGTTGCCGATGTCGCTGGTGAATGTCCCTGGCGCAGTGGAATTTCTGGTCGGTGAGATTAAAAAACACGGGCTTCAGCCAGAGCAGGTGGTGCTGGAAATCACTGAAAACGAGATGATATCCGGACTGAATCAGTTCAACAGCGCCATTAAACAACTTCGCGGTGAGGGGGTTGGCATGGCGATTGATGATTTTGGTTCCGGCTATGCCGGTCTCTCTCTGCTGACGCGCTTCCAGCCGGATAAAATTAAGATTGACCGGGAGATTATCAGCGATATTCACCTGAGCGGTCCGAAACAGGCGATTGTACGGTCGATTATTAGCTGCTGCTCCGATCTCGAAATCACCCTGGTGGCGGAAGGTATCGAGAAAATAGAGGAGTGGTGCTGGCTCGAATCTGCCGGGATCCGCCGCTTCCAGGGCTTCCTGTTTGCCCGCCCGCTGCTTAACGGCGTCGGTGATATTCACTGGCCGCACCTGGTGCGTTAA